A stretch of the Aegilops tauschii subsp. strangulata cultivar AL8/78 chromosome 4, Aet v6.0, whole genome shotgun sequence genome encodes the following:
- the LOC109756238 gene encoding ubiquitin-activating enzyme E1 3, whose amino-acid sequence MLPTKRADGAEDSGDAAAKKARVGESSAEAGSEAMVAGEPVGGGSNGNGVAEIDEDLHSRQLAVYGRETMRLLFASNVLVSGLNGLGAETAKNLALAGVKSVTLHDVENVDMWDLSGNFFLSEDDIGKNRAAACVEKLQELNNAVLVSALTEGLTTEHLSKFQAVVFTNLSLDKAVEFNDYCRSHQPPIPFIKTEVCGLFGSVFCDFGPEFTVLDVDGEDPHTGIIASISNDNPAMVSCVDDERLEFQDGDLVVFSEVSGMTELNDGKPRKIVDARPFSFCIEEDTRNFGIYAKGGIVTQVKEPMILEFKSLRECIKEPGNFLLSDFSKYQRPPLLHFAFLALDNFRQKFGRFPVAGCDQDARKFVEFTASINEAAIDYKMDELDEKLLQHFASGSRAVLNPMAAMFGGIVGQELVKACSGKFHPQYQFFYFDSLESLPTYALDPKDLKPLNSRYDAQISVFGSKLQKKMRDSNIFVVGSGALGCEFLKNFALMGVSCGRKGKLTITDDDVIEKSNLSRQFLFRDWNIGQAKSTVAATAASAINSCLHIDALQNRACPETEHVFNDAFWEGLDAVINALDNVNARMYMDMRCLYFQKPLLESGTLGPKCNTQMVIPHLTENYGASRDPPEKQAPMCTVHSFPHNIDHCLTWARSEFEGLLEKTPNEVNSFMSNPAEYAAAMRKAGDAQARELLERVRECLDKERCDKFEDCIAWARLKFEDYFSNRVKQLTFTFPEDAATSTGAPFWSAPKRFPRPVQFSAVDSSHIQFILSASILRAVSFGIPIPDWAKNTGNLADIVSKVAVPEFEPKSGVKIETDEKATNLSSASVDDAAVIEDLLTKLEACAKKLPSGFQMKPIQFEKDDDTNFHMDLIAGLANMRARNYGIQVVDKLKAKFIAGRIIPAIATTTAMATGLVCLELYKVLAGDHPVEDYRNTFANLALPMFSMAEPVPPKEMKHQDMRWTVWDRWSIKGNITVAELLKWLSDKGLTAYSVSCGTSLLYNTMFPRHKDRLKRKMVDVAQEVAKVDVPAYRKHFDVVVACEDDDGNDIDIPLISIYFR is encoded by the exons ATGCTTCCGACGAAGAGAGCGGACGGCGCTGAGGACAGCGGCGacgcggcggcgaagaaggcaCGGGTAGGGGAATCGTCGGCGGAGGCGGGGTCGGAGGCCATGGTTGCCGGGGAGCCGGTCGGCGGGGGCAGTAACGGGAACGGGGTGGCGGAGATCGATGAGGACCTCCACAGCAGGCAGCTCGCCGTGTACGGGAGGGAGACGATGCGGCTGCTCTTTGCGTCCAACGTGCTCGTCTCCGGCTTAAACGGGCTTGGGGCTGAGACCG CAAAGAATCTTGCTCTGGCGGGTGTTAAATCTGTCACCCTACATGATGTAGAAAATGTGGATATGTGGGACCTATCTGGCAATTTCTTTCTATCTGAGGATGATATTGGGAAGAACAGGGCTGCTGCTTGTGTTGAAAAACTGCAAGAACTTAACAATGCTGTTCTTGTATCTGCTCTAACGGAAGGACTGACTACTGAACACCTTTCTAAGTTCCAG GCTGTTGTTTTCACCAACTTAAGTCTAGACAAGGCAGTTGAATTTAATGATTACTGTCGTAGCCACCAGCCTCCAATTCCATTCATCAAAACAGAAGTCTGTGGTCTTTTTGGTAGCGTGTTTTGTGACTTTGGGCCTGAATTTACTGTTCTTGATGTTGATGGTGAAGATCCCCATACTGGTATAATTGCATCCATCAGCAATGACAATCCTGCAATGGTTTCCTGCGTTGATGATGAGCGCCTTGAATTCCAAGATGGTGATCTTGTTGTTTTCTCGGAGGTCAGTGGGATGACAGAACTGAATGATGGCAAGCCCAGGAAGATAGTAGATGCAAGGCCATTTTCATTTTGCATCGAGGAGGATACACGTAACTTTGGCATTTATGCAAAAGGTGGGATTGTTACACAGGTGAAAGAACCAATGATCTTAGAGTTCAAGAGTCTGAGAGAATGTATAAAAGAACCTGGGAATTTCCTTTTGAGTGATTTCTCAAAATACCAGCGTCCTCCGCTGCTTCACTTCGCATTTCTAGCCTTGGATAATTTCAGACAAAAGTTTGGGCGCTTCCCTGTTGCTGGTTGTGACCAGGATGCTCGAAAATTTGTGGAGTTTACTGCTTCTATTAATGAGGCTGCAATTGATTACAAGATGGATGAACTTGATGAGAAGCTGCTGCAACATTTTGCAAGTGGTTCTAGAGCTGTTCTGAACCCAATGGCTGCAATGTTTGGTGGTATTGTTGGTCAAGAACTTGTGAAGGCTTGTTCTGGGAAATTTCATCCGCAGTACCAG TTCTTCTATTTTGACTCGTTAGAATCCCTGCCAACCTATGCATTGGACCCTAAAGACTTGAAGCCATTGAATAGCCGCTACGATGCTCAGATTTCTGTTTTTGGTTCTAAGCTTCAGAAGAAGATGCGGGACTCTAATATTTTTGTTGTGGGATCTGGTGCTCTTGGATGTGAATTCTTGAAGAACTTTGCTTTAATGGGGGTTTCTTGTGGCCGTAAAGGGAAGCTAACTATAACAGATGATGATGTCATTGAGAAAAGCAACTTGAGCCGGCAATTCCTGTTTCGTGATTGGAACATTGGACAGGCAAAATCTACAGTAGCCGCTACAGCTGCTAGTGCTATCAACTCCTGCCTCCATATTGATGCTCTTCAGAATCGTGCCTGTCCAGAGACTGAACATGTTTTCAATGATGCATTCTGGGAGGGCCTTGATGCTGTCATCAATGCACTTGATAATGTCAATGCTAGGATGTACATGGACATGCGATGCCTGTACTTCCAGAAACCACTCTTGGAATCTGGAACGCTGGGTCCGAAATGTAATACACAGATGGTGATTCCTCACCTTACTGAAAACTATGGAGCTTCACGTGATCCTCCTGAGAAACAGGCACCAATGTGCACAGTTCACTCTTTTCCACACAATATTGACCATTGTCTAACATGGGCTCGCTCAGAGTTTGAGGGTCTGCTAGAGAAAACTCCAAATGAAGTGAACTCATTTATGTCTAATCCTGCTGAATATGCTGCTGCTATGAGAAAGGCAGGTGATGCTCAAGCCAGGGAATTGTTGGAGCGTGTACGTGAATGCCTTGACAAGGAGCGATGTGATAAATTTGAAGACTGCATAGCCTGGGCAAGACTGAA GTTTGAAGATTACTTCTCTAATCGTGTGAAGCAGCTAACATTCACATTTCCTGAAGATGCTGCCACTAGCACTGGTGCTCCTTTCTGGTCTGCCCCTAAGCGTTTCCCTCGCCCGGTGCAATTCTCAGCTGTTGATTCATCTCACATTCAATTTATACTGTCTGCTTCCATATTGAGAGCTGTGTCTTTCGGGATCCCCATACCGGACTGGGCGAAGAACACGGGTAATCTGGCTGATATAGTAAGTAAGGTTGCAGTGCCTGAATTTGAGCCAAAGAGTGGGGTTAAGATTGAAACAGATGAGAAGGCCACTAACCTCTCCAGTGCCTCAGTTGACGATGCTGCTGTTATCGAAGACCTTTTAACCAAGCTGGAAGCATGTGCCAAGAAACTGCCTTCAGGATTCCAAATGAAGCCTATTCAGTTTGAGAAG GATGATGATACAAATTTCCACATGGACTTGATTGCTGGTCTTGCTAATATGCGTGCGAGAAACTATGGTATTCAAGTGGTTGACAAGCTGAAGGCGAAGTTCATTGCAGGAAGAATCATTCCAGCTATTGCAACTACGACAGCCATGGCCACAGGCCTTGTATGCCTTGAGCTGTACAAGGTTCTGGCAGGCGACCACCCAGTTGAAGACTACCGCAATACGTTTGCCAACCTGGCACTACCAATGTTCTCCATGGCTGAACCTGTACCGCCCAAGGAGATGAAGCATCAAGACATGAGATGGACAGTGTGGGACCGATGGTCTATCAAGGGCAACATTACTGTCGCAGAACTCCTGAAGTGGTTAAGCGACAAGGGCCTGACTGCTTACAGCGTCTCCTGTGGCACATCCTTGCTGTACAACACCATGTTCCCGAGGCACAAGGATCGACTGAAGAGGAAGATGGTGGATGTCGCCCAGGAGGTGGCTAAGGTAGATGTTCCAGCATACAGGAAGCATTTtgatgttgttgtggcttgcgaGGATGACGACGGGAACGACATTGATATTCCTCTTATCTCCATTTACTTCCGATAG